In a genomic window of Salegentibacter salegens:
- the rsmG gene encoding 16S rRNA (guanine(527)-N(7))-methyltransferase RsmG translates to MDLIKKYFPDLTDDQYAKFAQMESLYKDWNIKINVVSRKDIDEIYLRHVLHSLGIAKIQQFKPGANILDVGTGGGFPGIPLAILFPETNFHLVDSIGKKMKVVKEVVEGLQLTNVKTTNARVEEIKGTYDFIVSRAVAAMPTFVHWTKGKIAKKSQHELKNGILYLKGGDLTVELRDYPKARIYELRDYFEEEFYETKKVVYLPLKYKP, encoded by the coding sequence TTGGATTTAATAAAAAAATACTTCCCCGATTTAACCGATGACCAATATGCGAAATTTGCGCAAATGGAGTCACTTTACAAAGACTGGAACATCAAAATAAACGTGGTCTCGCGTAAGGATATAGATGAAATTTATTTAAGGCATGTTTTACACTCCCTGGGAATTGCAAAAATTCAGCAATTTAAACCGGGAGCCAATATCTTAGATGTAGGTACAGGTGGTGGATTCCCTGGAATTCCGTTGGCTATATTGTTTCCTGAAACCAATTTTCATTTAGTAGATTCTATTGGGAAAAAGATGAAAGTTGTAAAGGAAGTTGTAGAAGGTTTACAACTTACCAATGTTAAAACTACCAATGCCAGGGTAGAAGAGATTAAAGGAACTTACGACTTTATAGTGAGTAGGGCAGTAGCAGCAATGCCTACTTTTGTACACTGGACTAAAGGAAAAATCGCAAAGAAAAGTCAGCACGAACTTAAAAACGGAATTCTTTACCTCAAAGGTGGAGATCTCACTGTAGAGCTTCGCGATTATCCAAAAGCCAGAATTTATGAACTCCGCGATTATTTTGAGGAGGAATTCTACGAAACTAAAAAAGTGGTTTATCTTCCTTTAAAATATAAACCTTAG
- a CDS encoding LamG-like jellyroll fold domain-containing protein — MGKITPRFFLIALISGWFLLSGNSLLANVNYGPEKPVLKEKQQKNLFFVGFILELAPSISLIENVPASCSNAQDGALNIDISGGVSPYTYAWSGPNNFSSTEKDISGLEPGNYTVSVTDSNEDTATASFTVDFEDLEAPTASFRNILVELDSSGSVSIQASDIDNGSSDNCGIDQISINKTNFNCTDVGDNNVALTVTDVNGNTATETATVTVEDKIAPQVITQNITVQLDENGTASITADQIDNGSNDACGIQSSSLDVSPFDCTNIGTNTVTLTVTDNHNNTATKTATVTVEDKITPQLITQDITVQLNENGTATITANQIDNGSNDACGIQSSSLDISTFDCTNIGANTVTLTVTDNHNNTATKTATVTVEDKIAPQVITQDITVQLDENGTASITADQIDNTSTDVCGIQSTSLDISTFDCTDIGANTVTLTVTDNHNNTSTQNATVTVEDKIAPEVITQDITVQLDENGTASITADQIDNGSKDACGIQSSSLDVSTFDCTNLGENTVTLTVTDNHNNTASNTAIVTVEDSIKPVLPEVNDITWGCEYTVETPVAIDNCGGEILGEANRSTTFSETGSIVWTFTDASNNSNSIEQTITINQIELNVQVDDILCNGFASGEAQAIVTGGVGEITYDWGELGNGPAKDGLSPGVYSVTATDINGCSATKEFTISEPESFIEITNIDINKGCFEENNASITVDAQGGTGQLTYNWSNGQTGATINNINNSSASNNLILTITDENGCSIEETITVYPPEELVITNIVDTETNTFGSATGTATAIIEGGTANFEFLWSDGQTDQIAKNLAAGTYSVTVTDANGCTDEETVTIIDPLEASMIPTSKCLSDDGGLRTSTFELDSVQGGIAPYNYKWDFAGETVEFSDTNNQTEGPGVHVVNYLESGVYPVSLTVIDSVGNEYTEIFNHYVGECFEPCGQTQNFDFTLETFYIGKEDSSPLLGSECESYTGKRYIYLKIEQNANAYNPSVEFIYSISQGGEFISEERITGCIDIGDEKIPELLRIGEVQNWSCGNAITLESFYMDWTNNHKKACGDVRQRMCVSTNENDEIHFPLSARIEKINNFCYGDEKGSIEIIPTGGVGTYHYEIQNTVTGEIYGPKDTRTFQNLPAGTYKAMVHDDNETYTVNDITITQPENALLLEEIDQTPLVCFGGSNATATVEASGGTAPYTIVWDHISQTSTETTGTANNLSAGTYSVNVVDANGCEFTTEVTIDQPEELIANAGEDQTLECGVNQVNLGGVFEGYTNPRTQEEEFGTWRIINGPAGAVISDPNNPESLFTITATGTYTLEWTIPCGSSDRVKIIFSNCSTIDFDGVDDYIDFGNNLNLTSGFTLEAWVKQDQNATTSIKTVLSKRDNANLSTGGYDLIIENNTPKFRWNNEIISSDHQIDSDRWYHIAVIQGGNDAGIYIDGIKASENIPGIPNSVDNRFLIGAMHDSASEPLPTHFFHGWIEEVRVWNTSLDLDQLKFMMNQRIIDNNSTNVKGEIIPLNVPNNLDWENLIGYYRLITSEATNGITKNKILNGIDGRLKNIQSTQQNTAPLPYIATGGDWWNINSWKQPQVWDTPNSTGVNGERIDWNIARLDGKTLTNAATTNNSNSITLLGLLDDAGSLIMDGANNTSGNELHISHYLELNGKIDLNGESQLVQPEGSQISGSGSLERDQQGTASSFNYNYWSSPVISDPTNTTYKVNRVMKDGSTLGTNKYQNINFKWPHTHADGPKANPIKISDYWINAFRAREANEYSQWEQIGSYTALKPGEGYTMKGTENIDIAEGKLQNYTFNGFPNNGVIEVSEIRSEQNYLLGNPYPSAISVEEFILDNIREGEGRNDKNLLNGAVYFWDHFAGKTHYLAQYVGGYAVRNLIDGVAAISNDSRINASGAESNKRPSPYIPVAQGFFVNTTQDAQAGSFDSFDTGNIIFKNSQRYYRTEVEENISLFLQARDNNKSNKTEEKREDGRYKIRLLFSSPTGYHRELLVGADTRTSQGFDLGFDAPLIDKGPEDMYWVVEDAKFVIQGVPHFNLDQVLPLGFKIAEEKEFMIEIGELENLPEITEIYLRNKSDSTYHDLRKEAFKATLPPGEYQDLYEIVFQDVTSTREDKEPSQEPIEYFYSMDEKEFVISNPELYEIEHINIYNITGQLVDQHFGIPDIKEIHIPQKKSLSSGVYIVKVYTNAGDYAKKVIIRKD, encoded by the coding sequence ATGGGTAAAATTACTCCCCGGTTTTTTTTAATAGCTCTTATTTCTGGATGGTTCTTACTCTCCGGAAATTCGCTATTGGCAAATGTCAACTATGGGCCCGAGAAACCTGTTTTAAAAGAAAAACAGCAAAAGAATTTATTTTTTGTAGGCTTCATATTAGAACTTGCTCCCTCTATTTCTTTAATAGAAAATGTACCAGCCAGTTGTAGCAATGCCCAGGATGGCGCCTTAAATATTGATATTTCTGGCGGAGTCTCTCCCTATACCTATGCCTGGAGTGGTCCAAATAATTTTTCGAGTACAGAAAAAGATATCTCTGGCCTCGAACCTGGAAATTACACCGTCTCGGTCACAGATAGCAATGAGGATACAGCTACTGCCAGTTTTACAGTTGACTTTGAAGATTTAGAAGCTCCTACCGCTAGTTTTAGAAATATTTTAGTTGAATTAGATTCGAGCGGTTCCGTTTCAATTCAAGCGAGCGATATAGATAACGGCTCTTCAGATAACTGCGGAATTGATCAAATTTCAATAAATAAAACAAATTTCAACTGTACTGATGTTGGGGATAATAATGTTGCTCTCACCGTAACTGATGTAAACGGAAATACTGCCACAGAAACTGCTACTGTTACCGTTGAAGATAAAATTGCCCCTCAGGTTATTACTCAAAATATAACAGTTCAACTTGATGAAAATGGAACTGCCAGCATCACAGCAGATCAAATAGATAACGGTTCAAACGATGCCTGCGGAATCCAATCCAGCTCTCTGGATGTTTCCCCATTCGATTGTACGAATATTGGTACGAATACCGTTACGCTTACTGTAACCGATAATCATAATAATACCGCCACAAAAACTGCCACCGTTACTGTTGAAGATAAAATTACCCCTCAGCTTATCACTCAAGATATAACAGTTCAACTTAATGAAAATGGAACTGCTACTATCACAGCAAATCAAATAGACAACGGTTCAAACGATGCCTGTGGAATTCAATCCAGCTCTCTGGATATTTCCACATTTGATTGCACCAATATTGGGGCGAATACCGTTACGCTTACGGTAACTGATAATCATAATAATACAGCCACAAAAACTGCCACCGTTACCGTTGAAGATAAAATTGCCCCCCAGGTTATCACGCAAGATATAACAGTCCAACTTGATGAAAATGGCACTGCCAGCATCACAGCAGACCAAATAGATAATACCTCAACCGATGTCTGTGGAATCCAATCCACTTCTCTGGATATTTCCACATTTGATTGTACTGATATTGGGGCGAATACCGTTACGCTTACGGTAACCGACAACCATAATAATACTTCCACACAAAATGCTACCGTTACTGTTGAAGATAAAATTGCCCCAGAGGTTATCACTCAAGATATAACAGTTCAACTTGATGAAAATGGCACTGCCAGCATCACAGCAGATCAAATAGACAACGGCTCAAAAGATGCCTGCGGAATCCAATCCAGCTCTCTGGATGTTTCTACATTTGATTGTACTAATCTTGGCGAGAATACTGTTACGCTTACGGTAACCGATAATCATAATAATACTGCTTCAAATACAGCTATAGTAACAGTGGAAGATAGTATAAAACCCGTTTTACCAGAGGTTAACGATATTACTTGGGGTTGTGAATATACTGTGGAAACTCCGGTTGCAATAGATAATTGTGGAGGGGAGATTCTTGGCGAAGCAAACAGATCTACCACTTTCAGTGAAACCGGCTCGATTGTATGGACATTTACTGATGCCTCAAACAATTCAAATAGTATAGAACAAACGATTACTATAAATCAAATAGAATTAAATGTTCAGGTTGATGATATTTTATGTAACGGTTTTGCCTCCGGCGAAGCCCAGGCCATAGTTACCGGTGGAGTTGGAGAAATTACTTATGACTGGGGAGAATTAGGAAATGGGCCCGCAAAAGATGGATTAAGTCCAGGTGTCTATTCGGTTACAGCTACTGATATAAATGGATGTTCTGCAACAAAAGAATTTACCATTAGTGAACCAGAAAGTTTTATTGAAATTACTAATATTGACATCAATAAAGGTTGCTTTGAGGAAAATAACGCGTCAATTACTGTTGATGCCCAGGGAGGAACCGGCCAACTCACTTACAACTGGAGTAATGGACAAACGGGAGCGACAATTAATAATATAAACAACTCATCTGCTTCCAATAACCTTATTTTAACGATTACCGATGAAAATGGATGTTCTATTGAAGAAACCATTACCGTCTATCCTCCAGAAGAACTAGTAATCACCAATATTGTTGATACAGAAACAAATACTTTCGGTTCTGCTACAGGAACTGCTACTGCAATTATTGAAGGAGGAACTGCTAATTTCGAGTTTTTATGGTCTGACGGTCAAACGGATCAAATTGCAAAAAATCTAGCTGCGGGAACATACAGCGTTACGGTAACTGACGCAAATGGATGTACCGATGAAGAAACGGTTACAATAATAGATCCCCTGGAAGCTAGTATGATTCCAACTTCAAAATGCTTAAGTGATGACGGCGGATTAAGAACTTCAACTTTTGAGCTTGACTCCGTTCAGGGAGGAATTGCTCCTTATAATTATAAGTGGGATTTCGCAGGTGAAACTGTAGAATTTAGTGATACCAACAATCAAACCGAAGGTCCCGGAGTACACGTAGTTAATTATTTAGAAAGTGGAGTGTATCCTGTTTCCCTTACTGTTATAGATTCGGTTGGGAATGAATACACAGAAATATTTAACCATTATGTAGGCGAATGTTTTGAACCCTGCGGACAAACCCAAAACTTTGATTTTACTTTAGAAACCTTTTATATCGGTAAAGAAGACAGCAGCCCTCTTTTAGGTTCAGAATGTGAATCGTATACTGGAAAGCGTTATATATATCTTAAAATAGAACAAAATGCAAATGCCTATAATCCTTCAGTAGAATTTATTTATTCAATATCACAGGGTGGTGAATTTATTTCAGAAGAAAGAATTACAGGATGTATAGATATTGGAGATGAAAAAATACCCGAATTACTTCGAATTGGTGAAGTACAAAACTGGTCTTGTGGAAATGCTATCACCCTGGAAAGTTTTTATATGGACTGGACAAATAATCACAAAAAAGCCTGTGGGGATGTTCGCCAGAGAATGTGTGTTTCAACCAACGAGAACGATGAAATTCATTTCCCTTTATCGGCAAGAATAGAGAAAATCAACAATTTTTGTTACGGGGATGAAAAAGGATCAATAGAAATAATACCCACTGGTGGTGTAGGTACTTATCACTATGAAATTCAGAATACTGTAACCGGTGAAATATATGGTCCTAAAGACACACGAACTTTCCAGAATCTACCGGCCGGAACTTATAAAGCAATGGTTCATGACGATAATGAAACTTATACCGTAAATGATATAACTATTACACAACCCGAAAATGCGCTTTTACTGGAAGAAATAGACCAGACACCATTAGTATGTTTTGGGGGAAGTAATGCTACCGCAACGGTAGAAGCTTCTGGCGGGACAGCTCCATACACTATAGTTTGGGATCATATTAGTCAAACTTCAACCGAAACTACAGGAACCGCTAACAATCTTTCTGCTGGCACATATTCAGTAAACGTGGTTGATGCTAATGGTTGTGAATTTACTACCGAGGTTACTATTGATCAGCCAGAAGAATTAATTGCAAATGCAGGAGAAGACCAGACTTTGGAATGTGGTGTAAACCAGGTGAATTTAGGAGGTGTTTTTGAAGGCTACACTAACCCCAGAACGCAAGAAGAAGAATTTGGGACCTGGCGAATTATTAATGGCCCGGCAGGAGCTGTAATTTCAGATCCAAACAATCCCGAAAGTCTTTTCACAATAACCGCAACGGGCACTTACACCCTGGAATGGACTATCCCTTGTGGGAGTAGCGATAGAGTTAAAATAATTTTTAGTAACTGCAGCACTATAGATTTTGACGGAGTTGATGATTATATAGATTTTGGTAACAACCTAAATCTTACCTCAGGATTTACCTTAGAAGCCTGGGTTAAACAAGATCAAAATGCTACCACTTCAATAAAAACTGTTCTCTCTAAAAGGGATAATGCTAATCTTAGTACGGGAGGATACGATTTAATTATTGAAAATAATACTCCTAAATTTAGATGGAATAACGAAATTATTTCTTCAGATCATCAAATTGATTCAGACCGCTGGTACCACATCGCGGTAATTCAAGGTGGAAATGATGCTGGTATATATATAGATGGCATTAAAGCGAGTGAAAACATTCCCGGAATTCCCAATAGTGTTGATAATAGGTTTCTAATTGGGGCTATGCACGATAGTGCTTCAGAACCACTTCCCACCCACTTTTTTCACGGCTGGATAGAAGAAGTTAGAGTCTGGAATACGTCCTTAGATCTAGACCAACTTAAATTTATGATGAACCAACGCATTATAGATAACAATTCTACAAATGTAAAAGGTGAAATTATACCATTAAATGTTCCTAATAACCTGGATTGGGAAAATCTAATAGGATATTATAGACTTATAACCTCTGAAGCTACCAACGGTATCACAAAAAATAAAATACTAAATGGTATTGACGGCCGGTTAAAAAACATTCAAAGTACCCAACAGAATACCGCTCCCCTCCCGTATATTGCTACTGGAGGAGATTGGTGGAATATCAACTCGTGGAAACAACCCCAGGTATGGGATACTCCAAACAGTACCGGTGTAAATGGTGAAAGAATTGACTGGAATATCGCCCGGTTAGACGGTAAGACCTTAACAAATGCTGCAACTACTAATAATTCAAATAGCATCACTTTATTAGGACTTTTGGATGACGCAGGTTCTTTAATAATGGATGGAGCTAATAATACTTCGGGTAACGAATTACATATTAGTCATTATCTGGAATTAAATGGAAAAATAGATCTTAACGGTGAATCACAATTAGTGCAACCCGAAGGAAGCCAAATTAGTGGTTCCGGGAGCTTAGAACGCGATCAGCAAGGCACCGCAAGTAGTTTCAATTATAATTACTGGAGCTCCCCGGTAATATCAGATCCTACAAACACTACTTACAAGGTTAACCGGGTTATGAAAGATGGTTCTACATTGGGCACAAATAAGTATCAAAACATCAACTTTAAATGGCCACATACCCACGCAGATGGACCAAAAGCCAATCCTATTAAAATAAGTGATTACTGGATTAATGCTTTTAGAGCCAGGGAAGCCAATGAATATAGCCAGTGGGAACAAATTGGAAGCTACACTGCTTTAAAACCAGGCGAAGGCTATACCATGAAGGGCACCGAAAATATAGATATTGCTGAAGGAAAACTTCAAAATTATACTTTTAACGGTTTTCCAAATAATGGAGTAATAGAAGTTAGCGAAATTAGATCGGAACAAAATTACCTGCTGGGTAATCCATACCCATCTGCCATAAGTGTTGAGGAATTTATTTTAGACAATATTAGGGAGGGCGAAGGCCGTAATGATAAAAACCTTTTAAACGGAGCAGTTTATTTCTGGGATCATTTTGCCGGCAAAACCCATTACCTGGCGCAGTATGTTGGAGGTTACGCTGTACGCAATTTAATAGATGGAGTTGCAGCCATTTCAAATGACTCCAGGATAAATGCCTCGGGAGCTGAAAGCAATAAACGCCCCAGTCCATATATTCCGGTGGCGCAAGGATTTTTTGTGAATACTACGCAAGATGCACAAGCAGGAAGCTTTGACAGTTTTGATACCGGAAATATCATCTTTAAAAACAGTCAACGTTATTATAGAACAGAAGTAGAAGAAAATATTTCGTTGTTTCTGCAAGCCCGCGATAATAACAAATCTAATAAAACTGAAGAAAAAAGGGAAGATGGGAGATATAAAATAAGATTATTGTTTAGTTCTCCTACCGGTTATCACCGGGAACTTCTTGTTGGTGCAGATACCAGAACCAGCCAGGGTTTTGACCTGGGCTTTGACGCCCCTTTAATAGATAAGGGCCCTGAAGATATGTATTGGGTAGTTGAAGATGCAAAATTTGTAATTCAGGGTGTGCCGCATTTCAATTTAGACCAGGTACTACCTTTAGGTTTTAAAATTGCTGAAGAAAAAGAATTCATGATAGAAATCGGGGAGCTTGAAAACCTGCCTGAAATCACCGAAATTTATTTACGTAATAAAAGCGATAGTACGTATCACGATTTGCGAAAAGAAGCTTTTAAGGCAACGTTGCCTCCAGGAGAATATCAGGATTTATATGAAATTGTATTTCAGGATGTGACCTCAACCCGGGAAGATAAAGAACCCAGCCAGGAACCCATCGAATACTTCTATTCTATGGATGAAAAGGAATTCGTAATTAGCAATCCCGAACTTTATGAAATTGAACATATCAATATCTACAATATCACCGGTCAACTGGTAGATCAACACTTTGGAATTCCTGATATTAAAGAAATCCATATTCCACAGAAGAAATCTTTAAGCTCGGGAGTTTATATTGTGAAGGTGTACACCAACGCAGGCGATTACGCTAAAAAAGTAATTATTAGAAAAGACTAA
- a CDS encoding fatty acid desaturase family protein has translation MENVQNHIKFSRKDSTKFFRLLNKRVNNYFKENNIKKTGNWKLHLKAVAMFSLFLTPYFLILTLDISQWWMLLLTVVMGSGMAGVGMNIMHDGNHGSYSSKKWVNKFMGGTIYVLAGNVYNWQVQHNVLHHTYTNIHGHDEDLDAGRIIRFSEHAKWYSFHRFQHYYSVFLYGLLTFNWALTTDFKQTKNYLKRKLSYGKMPNPVTQWSIIAITKLIYVSIWIVIPMLILSISWWKILIGFFVMHYTAGLILSIVFQLAHVVKETEMPLPDETGSMKNTWAIHQLFTTVNFSTKNKIVNWFTGGLNHQVEHHIFPNISHIHYTKIAKIVKETAAECNLPYHEYETTRAAIIAHFKHLKQMGAKPAISS, from the coding sequence ATGGAAAACGTTCAAAATCATATAAAATTCTCCCGAAAAGATTCTACAAAATTCTTTAGGTTACTCAACAAACGAGTGAATAATTATTTTAAAGAAAATAATATTAAAAAAACCGGAAACTGGAAACTGCACCTCAAGGCAGTAGCTATGTTTTCTTTGTTTTTAACCCCATACTTTTTAATTCTTACCCTTGATATTTCACAGTGGTGGATGCTGCTTCTTACTGTGGTAATGGGTTCCGGAATGGCTGGAGTAGGAATGAATATTATGCACGATGGTAACCACGGCTCCTATTCTTCAAAAAAATGGGTAAATAAATTTATGGGCGGAACAATTTACGTTTTGGCAGGTAATGTTTATAACTGGCAGGTACAGCATAACGTTTTACACCATACCTATACTAATATCCACGGCCACGACGAAGATTTGGATGCCGGAAGAATTATTAGGTTTTCTGAACATGCCAAATGGTACAGTTTTCACCGTTTTCAGCATTATTATTCCGTATTTTTATACGGTTTATTAACTTTCAACTGGGCTTTAACTACCGATTTTAAGCAAACTAAAAATTATTTGAAGCGAAAACTTTCTTACGGAAAAATGCCAAATCCGGTTACGCAATGGAGTATTATCGCGATCACGAAACTGATTTATGTTTCTATTTGGATCGTGATTCCTATGTTGATTTTATCAATTTCCTGGTGGAAAATTCTAATAGGATTTTTCGTGATGCATTATACAGCAGGATTAATTCTTAGTATCGTGTTTCAGTTAGCCCACGTGGTTAAAGAAACCGAAATGCCTTTACCAGACGAAACCGGCTCCATGAAAAACACCTGGGCAATTCACCAGCTGTTTACCACGGTTAATTTTTCGACTAAAAATAAAATTGTAAACTGGTTTACCGGCGGATTAAATCACCAGGTAGAACATCATATTTTCCCGAATATTAGTCATATTCATTACACCAAAATAGCTAAAATAGTAAAGGAAACAGCTGCAGAATGCAACCTTCCTTACCACGAATACGAAACCACACGCGCAGCAATAATTGCCCATTTTAAACATTTAAAACAAATGGGTGCGAAACCTGCAATTTCGTCTTAA
- a CDS encoding pyridoxal phosphate-dependent aminotransferase, which produces MQEQLSNRINNLATSQTLAMAAKARELRAEGKDIIGLSLGEPDFNTPDFIKEAAIQAINDNYNSYTPVDGYVELKDAIIKKFKRDNDLTYNHSQIVVSTGAKQSLANVAMVLLNPGDEVILPCPYWVSYAEIVKLAEGVPVEVPTSVETDFKMTPEQLEAAITPKTKMIWYSSPCNPSGMVYSKEELRGLADVLKKHPDIIIVSDEIYEHINFVGGHASMAQFEDMYDRVVTVNGVSKAFAMTGWRIGYIGAPAWIARATNKMQGQITSGANCIAQRAVITALEAPVSKISYMVDTFKTRRKLIIDLLNGIEGFVTTEPEGAFYVFPNVSHFFGKTIKGHKIENATDFSMFLLEEALVATVTGDAFGNPDCIRISYAASEAQIEEAMKRIKSVLAEA; this is translated from the coding sequence ATGCAAGAACAATTATCCAACCGAATTAACAACTTAGCAACTTCCCAAACCCTGGCTATGGCTGCAAAAGCGCGTGAACTTAGAGCCGAAGGGAAAGACATTATCGGGTTAAGCCTGGGAGAACCAGATTTTAATACCCCAGATTTTATAAAAGAAGCCGCGATACAGGCGATTAACGACAATTATAATTCTTACACTCCCGTAGATGGATATGTAGAATTAAAAGATGCCATAATCAAGAAATTTAAGCGGGATAATGACCTTACTTATAATCACTCTCAAATTGTAGTTTCTACAGGGGCCAAACAATCTTTGGCAAATGTAGCTATGGTTTTATTAAATCCGGGAGATGAGGTTATTTTGCCCTGCCCTTACTGGGTAAGTTATGCTGAGATAGTAAAACTTGCTGAAGGTGTTCCGGTAGAAGTTCCAACATCAGTAGAAACCGATTTCAAAATGACTCCCGAGCAACTGGAGGCTGCAATTACACCCAAAACAAAAATGATTTGGTATAGCTCTCCCTGCAATCCCAGCGGGATGGTATACAGCAAAGAAGAACTAAGAGGCCTTGCTGATGTGCTTAAAAAACATCCGGATATTATTATTGTAAGTGATGAAATTTACGAACATATCAATTTCGTAGGTGGTCACGCTTCTATGGCTCAGTTTGAAGATATGTACGATCGTGTAGTTACCGTAAACGGTGTCTCTAAAGCTTTTGCAATGACCGGTTGGAGAATTGGTTATATAGGTGCACCGGCGTGGATTGCCCGAGCTACCAATAAAATGCAGGGTCAAATTACCAGTGGTGCTAACTGTATTGCCCAACGTGCGGTAATTACTGCCCTGGAGGCGCCCGTTAGCAAAATTAGCTATATGGTAGATACCTTTAAGACAAGAAGAAAACTTATTATAGATCTATTAAATGGTATTGAAGGTTTTGTAACCACAGAGCCCGAAGGAGCTTTTTATGTTTTCCCAAATGTTTCTCATTTCTTCGGAAAAACAATTAAAGGTCATAAAATTGAAAATGCTACAGATTTTTCTATGTTTTTATTAGAAGAAGCGCTTGTTGCCACTGTAACGGGTGATGCTTTTGGGAATCCAGACTGTATAAGAATTTCTTACGCGGCAAGTGAAGCTCAAATTGAAGAAGCAATGAAGCGAATTAAATCAGTTTTAGCTGAAGCATAG